A window from Leifsonia shinshuensis encodes these proteins:
- a CDS encoding oxygenase MpaB family protein gives MTGTAADRVLTPLRSRLIETLAGRSDEVPAWILRLEEGEDAGFFGPGSASWAVHGGMPTLVAGVRALLLQALHPGALAGVRDFSRYREDPLGRLAGTIQWIHTVTFGSRDQAVAGSEMVRSLHRRVTGTFVDGHGVTRPYSANDPELARWVHLAFTDAFLTAHEQWGGELPGGADGYVDEWATAAELMGVEDAPRTAAALRGEIDAITDAGELRGGPEVEEIVRFIRRAPLRRMLRPSYRILFRAAVSTLEPRHRAMLGLPSTPVERMLPLHSATGAVLSGARVLLGPQTQAELAARRRLARLAGA, from the coding sequence ATGACCGGGACGGCCGCCGACCGGGTGCTCACCCCGCTGCGCTCCCGGCTGATCGAGACGCTCGCCGGGCGCTCCGACGAGGTGCCCGCGTGGATCCTCCGGCTGGAGGAGGGCGAGGACGCGGGCTTCTTCGGACCGGGGAGCGCATCCTGGGCCGTGCACGGCGGCATGCCCACACTCGTGGCCGGTGTCCGGGCCCTGCTGCTTCAGGCGCTGCATCCCGGGGCTCTCGCCGGCGTCCGCGACTTCTCCCGCTATCGCGAGGACCCGCTGGGGCGCCTGGCCGGCACGATCCAGTGGATCCACACCGTCACCTTCGGCAGCCGCGACCAGGCCGTGGCGGGCTCCGAGATGGTGCGCTCCCTGCATCGCCGCGTCACCGGTACATTCGTCGACGGCCACGGCGTGACGCGTCCGTACTCCGCCAACGACCCGGAGCTGGCGCGGTGGGTGCACCTCGCCTTCACCGACGCCTTCCTCACCGCGCACGAGCAGTGGGGCGGCGAGCTGCCCGGCGGCGCCGACGGCTACGTCGACGAGTGGGCCACGGCGGCCGAGCTGATGGGCGTCGAGGATGCGCCTCGAACGGCCGCCGCGCTCCGTGGCGAGATCGACGCCATCACCGATGCGGGGGAGCTGCGAGGCGGCCCCGAGGTGGAGGAGATCGTTCGCTTCATCCGCCGGGCGCCGCTCCGCCGCATGCTGCGGCCGTCGTACCGCATCCTGTTCCGGGCGGCGGTGTCGACGCTGGAGCCGCGCCACCGCGCCATGCTGGGGCTGCCATCCACGCCGGTCGAGCGGATGCTGCCGCTGCACTCGGCGACGGGCGCCGTGCTCAGCGGTGCGCGGGTGCTGCTCGGCCCGCAGACGCAGGCCGAGCTGGCGGCGCGCCGACGGCTCGCACGGCTCGCCGGAGCCTGA
- the ligA gene encoding NAD-dependent DNA ligase LigA: MAIETTTDDQSADARAEAQQLTTRILELRDAYYERDTVLVSDEEYDRMMRRLEELERLHPEVQSQDSPTQTVGGRAQTTLFAPVEHAERMLSLDNVFSLEEFEAWAARVERDAGRRVDYLCELKIDGLAINLRYENGVLVSAATRGDGVVGEDVTENIRWIPAIPNRLATDEPPALVEVRGEVFFPVAEFEELNAHQQEAGERVFANARNAASGSLRQKAEGKNPAQLELMRNRLRRLHMLVHGIGAWQNPPVDAQSKIYELLKGWGLPTSTHYRVVDDVKKVDEFIEYYGAHRGAVEHEIDGIVIKVDELALHDELGATSRAPRWAIAYKYPPEQVNTKLLDIVVSVGRTGRATPFAVMEKVRVAGSEVRQATLHNQEVVKAKGVLIGDTVVLRKAGDVIPEVLGPVVELRDGTEREFVMPENCPECGTKLAPAKEGDIDLRCPNAEFCPAQVRGRVEHIGSRGALDIEALGEVAAAALTQPRFPETPPLPTEAGLFGLTLADLFPIEVVVRDSETGLPKLTDSGEEKVDTPFRRRRQKKDGPFEPDGDVFAGNELYVPSKSAVELLSNLSTAREKPLWRILVALNIRHVGPVAARALANHFGSLDAIRSASRDELAAVDGVGGIIADAVLAWFEVDWHREIVERWAADGVQFATPGHPGPGHADEAGGVLAGLTVVATGSLDGYTREGAQEAIIAAGGKAASSVSKKTDFVAAGPGAGSKLAKAEELGVRVIDAAQFRILVEQGPAALDA, translated from the coding sequence GTGGCGATCGAGACGACGACCGACGACCAGTCCGCCGACGCGCGGGCCGAGGCGCAGCAGCTGACGACGCGCATCCTGGAGTTGCGCGACGCGTACTACGAGCGCGACACGGTGCTCGTCAGCGACGAGGAGTACGACCGCATGATGCGGCGCCTCGAAGAGCTGGAGCGGCTGCATCCCGAAGTGCAGTCGCAGGACAGCCCCACCCAGACCGTCGGCGGCCGGGCGCAGACGACGCTGTTCGCACCGGTGGAGCACGCCGAGCGGATGCTGAGCCTCGACAACGTCTTCTCGCTGGAGGAGTTCGAAGCGTGGGCGGCGCGCGTGGAGCGCGACGCCGGCCGTCGCGTCGACTACCTCTGCGAGCTGAAGATCGACGGCCTCGCCATCAACCTCCGCTACGAGAACGGCGTGCTGGTCTCGGCCGCGACCCGGGGCGACGGGGTCGTGGGGGAGGACGTGACGGAGAACATCCGGTGGATCCCCGCCATCCCGAACCGGCTGGCCACCGACGAGCCGCCCGCGCTCGTCGAGGTCCGCGGCGAGGTGTTCTTCCCGGTCGCGGAGTTCGAGGAGCTGAACGCGCACCAGCAGGAGGCGGGCGAGCGCGTGTTCGCGAACGCGCGCAACGCTGCCAGCGGTTCGCTCCGGCAGAAGGCCGAGGGCAAGAACCCGGCGCAGCTCGAGCTGATGCGCAACCGGCTGCGCCGCCTGCACATGCTGGTGCACGGAATCGGGGCATGGCAGAACCCGCCGGTCGACGCGCAGTCGAAGATCTACGAGCTGCTGAAGGGCTGGGGGCTTCCGACCTCCACGCACTACCGGGTCGTCGATGACGTCAAGAAGGTCGACGAGTTCATCGAGTACTACGGCGCGCACCGCGGGGCGGTCGAGCACGAGATCGACGGCATCGTCATCAAGGTGGACGAGCTGGCGCTGCACGACGAGCTCGGCGCCACCAGCCGTGCACCCCGCTGGGCCATCGCCTACAAGTACCCGCCGGAGCAGGTGAACACAAAGCTTCTCGACATCGTCGTCAGCGTGGGCCGCACCGGCCGCGCGACGCCGTTCGCGGTGATGGAGAAGGTGCGGGTCGCGGGCTCGGAGGTTCGCCAGGCCACCCTGCACAACCAGGAGGTCGTGAAGGCCAAGGGCGTGCTGATCGGCGACACCGTCGTGCTGCGCAAGGCCGGTGACGTGATCCCGGAGGTGCTGGGCCCGGTGGTCGAGCTCCGCGACGGAACCGAGCGCGAGTTCGTCATGCCCGAGAACTGCCCCGAGTGCGGCACCAAGCTCGCGCCGGCGAAAGAGGGCGACATCGACCTGCGCTGCCCGAACGCCGAGTTCTGCCCGGCGCAGGTGCGCGGGCGCGTCGAGCACATCGGCTCCCGCGGCGCCCTCGACATCGAGGCCCTCGGCGAGGTCGCGGCCGCCGCGCTGACGCAGCCGCGGTTCCCGGAGACGCCGCCGCTCCCGACCGAGGCGGGGCTGTTCGGGCTGACCCTGGCCGACCTGTTCCCGATCGAGGTCGTGGTGCGGGATTCGGAGACGGGCCTGCCGAAACTGACCGACTCGGGGGAGGAGAAGGTAGACACCCCGTTCCGCCGTCGGCGGCAGAAGAAGGACGGGCCGTTCGAGCCGGACGGCGACGTCTTCGCCGGGAACGAGCTGTACGTCCCCTCGAAGAGCGCCGTCGAGCTGTTGAGCAATCTCTCGACGGCGCGGGAGAAGCCGCTGTGGCGCATCCTGGTCGCGCTGAACATCCGGCACGTGGGGCCGGTGGCGGCGCGTGCCCTCGCCAACCACTTCGGGTCGCTCGACGCGATCCGGTCCGCGTCCCGCGATGAGCTGGCCGCGGTGGATGGTGTCGGCGGCATCATCGCGGACGCCGTGCTGGCCTGGTTCGAGGTGGACTGGCACCGCGAGATCGTGGAGAGATGGGCGGCGGACGGCGTGCAGTTCGCGACGCCCGGCCACCCGGGACCGGGTCATGCCGACGAGGCCGGGGGAGTGCTCGCCGGCCTGACCGTCGTGGCGACCGGCTCGCTCGACGGCTACACGCGCGAGGGTGCCCAGGAGGCGATCATCGCGGCCGGCGGCAAGGCGGCATCCAGCGTGTCCAAGAAGACGGACTTCGTCGCCGCCGGACCGGGCGCGGGCTCCAAGCTGGCCAAGGCGGAGGAGCTCGGCGTGCGGGTGATCGATGCGGCTCAGTTCCGCATCCTGGTCGAGCAGGGGCCCGCAGCGCTCGACGCATGA
- the gatA gene encoding Asp-tRNA(Asn)/Glu-tRNA(Gln) amidotransferase subunit GatA, whose product MTDLTRLAASELATRLAAGEVSSVEAVRAHLDRIESVDADVHAFLHVAGDAALRTAADIDSRRAAGEPLGPLAGVPIAIKDVLATQDMPSTAGSKILEGWLPPYDATVVRKLREADLVPLGKTNMDEFAMGSSTEHSAYGPTRNPWDLERIPGGSGGGSAAAVSAFEAPLALGSDTGGSIRQPAAVTGSVGVKPTYGGVSRYGAIALASSLDQVGPVSRSVLDAGLLHDVIAGHDPFDSTSLSDTWPSMADAARAGFRDGALSGVRVGVIREIAGDGFQAGVKQRFDEALALLESAGAEIVEVSAPSFEYAVSAYYLILPAEASSNLARFDSVRFGLRVDPSDPPVTVERVMAATRDAGFGPEVKRRIILGTYALSAGYYDAYYGSAQKVRTLIQRDFQAAFERVDVLVSPSAPTTAFKLGEKIDDPMAMYLNDITTIPANLAGVPGMGLPIGLAPEDGLPVGMQLMAPARADARLYTYGAALERLLEEKWGGTLLSQAPDLSATEMFASEEGAV is encoded by the coding sequence ATGACCGACCTCACCCGTCTCGCCGCCTCCGAGCTGGCGACCCGCCTCGCCGCCGGCGAGGTCTCCTCCGTGGAGGCCGTCCGCGCGCACCTCGACCGCATCGAGTCCGTCGACGCCGACGTGCACGCCTTCCTCCACGTCGCGGGCGACGCCGCGCTGCGCACCGCCGCCGACATCGACTCCCGCCGCGCGGCGGGCGAGCCGCTCGGCCCGCTCGCCGGCGTCCCGATCGCGATCAAGGACGTGCTCGCCACGCAGGACATGCCGTCCACCGCCGGGTCGAAGATCCTCGAGGGCTGGCTGCCGCCGTACGACGCGACCGTCGTCCGCAAGCTGCGCGAGGCCGACCTCGTGCCGCTCGGCAAGACCAACATGGACGAGTTCGCGATGGGCTCGTCCACCGAGCACTCCGCCTACGGCCCGACGCGCAACCCGTGGGACCTCGAGCGCATCCCGGGCGGCTCCGGCGGCGGCTCGGCCGCTGCGGTGTCCGCGTTCGAGGCGCCGCTGGCCCTCGGCTCCGACACCGGCGGCTCGATCCGCCAGCCCGCAGCCGTGACCGGATCGGTCGGCGTGAAGCCGACCTACGGCGGCGTCAGCCGGTACGGCGCGATCGCGCTGGCCAGCTCGCTCGACCAGGTCGGGCCGGTGTCCCGCTCGGTGCTGGACGCGGGCCTCCTGCACGACGTGATCGCCGGGCACGACCCGTTCGACTCGACGTCGCTCTCGGACACCTGGCCGTCGATGGCCGACGCCGCGCGCGCCGGCTTCCGCGACGGAGCCCTCTCCGGCGTCCGTGTCGGCGTCATCCGCGAGATCGCGGGCGACGGCTTCCAGGCCGGGGTGAAGCAGCGCTTCGACGAGGCGCTGGCCCTGCTGGAGTCCGCCGGCGCCGAGATCGTCGAGGTCAGCGCCCCCAGCTTCGAGTACGCCGTGTCGGCCTACTACCTGATCCTGCCGGCCGAGGCGTCCAGCAACCTGGCGCGCTTCGACTCGGTCCGCTTCGGCCTCCGCGTCGACCCCTCCGACCCGCCGGTCACGGTCGAGCGGGTCATGGCGGCCACGCGCGACGCGGGCTTCGGCCCGGAGGTCAAGCGCCGCATCATCCTCGGCACCTACGCGCTGAGCGCCGGCTACTACGACGCCTACTACGGCAGCGCCCAGAAGGTGCGCACGCTCATCCAGCGCGACTTCCAGGCCGCCTTCGAGAGGGTGGATGTGCTGGTCAGCCCGAGCGCGCCCACCACCGCGTTCAAGCTGGGCGAGAAGATCGACGACCCGATGGCGATGTACCTCAACGACATCACCACCATCCCGGCGAACCTCGCCGGGGTCCCGGGCATGGGCCTGCCGATCGGGCTCGCGCCCGAGGACGGCCTGCCCGTCGGCATGCAGCTGATGGCGCCCGCCCGCGCGGACGCCCGCCTCTACACCTACGGCGCGGCGCTGGAGCGCCTGCTGGAGGAGAAGTGGGGCGGCACGCTGCTCAGCCAGGCGCCCGATCTGAGCGCCACCGAGATGTTCGCGAGCGAAGAGGGAGCGGTCTGA
- a CDS encoding YrhK family protein, with the protein MPVEKAIRLRREAWGFAIGSLFFLVGAVPAYQLAVGAVATDLTFFVGALFFTAAAFIQLALSGRRPPRTGGSRPDRYDWWAAAVQFLGTLFFNVSTTEALIVAANSSARVGDGWRPDAFGSICFLIASGLAVAATVDRERLWDPRARTWHGTWLNLFGSVLFALSAVGAYTIPDSGDPVSLLWANLGTFLGAACFLVAAVLSRRSIPVRVRTA; encoded by the coding sequence ATGCCGGTTGAGAAGGCGATCCGACTGAGGCGCGAGGCGTGGGGCTTCGCCATCGGCTCGCTGTTCTTCCTCGTCGGCGCCGTCCCGGCCTACCAGCTCGCCGTCGGCGCGGTCGCGACCGATCTCACCTTCTTCGTCGGTGCGCTCTTCTTCACGGCCGCTGCGTTCATCCAGCTCGCCCTGAGCGGCCGGCGACCGCCCCGCACCGGCGGCAGCAGGCCGGACCGGTACGACTGGTGGGCGGCCGCCGTGCAGTTCCTCGGGACCCTGTTCTTCAACGTCAGCACGACCGAGGCGCTGATCGTCGCGGCGAACAGTTCCGCGCGGGTCGGCGACGGCTGGCGGCCGGACGCGTTCGGGTCCATCTGCTTCCTCATCGCCAGCGGCCTCGCCGTCGCGGCGACCGTCGACCGGGAGCGGCTCTGGGATCCACGGGCGCGCACCTGGCACGGCACCTGGCTCAACCTGTTCGGGTCGGTGCTCTTCGCGCTGTCCGCCGTCGGCGCGTACACGATCCCGGACAGCGGGGACCCGGTGAGCCTGCTCTGGGCGAACCTGGGCACGTTCCTCGGCGCCGCCTGCTTCCTCGTGGCGGCGGTGCTCAGCCGGCGGTCGATCCCGGTGCGGGTGCGGACGGCCTGA
- a CDS encoding alpha/beta hydrolase has product MLPADAAPAPSMSITAAVSSAPAAVSGSVSDVPTAPTGGGASASVLSAVSGIEASALPSFIDANRAKLENLLKQHPAPADVSRLWKLIDPAKQKMLIQAAPHVVGNLEGVPYDVRGRANTIDLTQTISRVTSTLKSEHGRTERVALQRQLKTLDNVSKSLSKHDGVKRTLVSLDPSPDAKAAIVVGDLSTAHYVSVLVPGMYMSVGEQIEAWAKVAQEQYDLQTGFLRRVLGPRGNGGAPGVAVVAWIGYQTPVLTNIGGTALATQGADSLERTLEGIRALRGADQPYLSLFAHSYGSTAALMALERHSVSVDALALMGSPGSAAQSVAGLSVTGGNVFVGEAPLDPIVDSAFFGSDPGSPAYGAQRMGVDGATDPLTGASLSGSSGHNEYFTAGTECMRNLAMIGIDRGDLVLTGGGSGGSTVQTASAR; this is encoded by the coding sequence GTGCTGCCTGCGGACGCCGCTCCCGCGCCCTCGATGTCGATCACGGCGGCGGTGTCCTCCGCTCCTGCCGCGGTCTCCGGCTCGGTGTCCGACGTGCCGACGGCCCCCACGGGCGGTGGCGCATCCGCCTCGGTGCTCTCCGCCGTCAGCGGCATCGAGGCGTCGGCGCTGCCGTCGTTCATCGACGCCAACCGGGCGAAGCTCGAGAACCTGTTGAAGCAGCATCCGGCCCCCGCCGACGTGAGCAGGCTGTGGAAGCTCATCGACCCGGCCAAGCAGAAGATGCTCATCCAGGCGGCGCCGCACGTCGTGGGCAACCTCGAGGGGGTTCCGTACGACGTCCGCGGCCGCGCCAACACCATCGACCTCACGCAGACCATCTCGCGGGTGACGTCGACGCTGAAGTCCGAGCACGGCCGCACCGAGCGCGTCGCGCTCCAGCGCCAGCTGAAAACGCTGGACAACGTCTCGAAGTCCCTCTCGAAGCACGACGGGGTGAAGCGGACGCTGGTCTCGCTCGACCCGTCGCCCGACGCCAAAGCGGCCATCGTCGTCGGCGACCTCAGCACGGCGCACTACGTCAGCGTGCTGGTGCCGGGCATGTACATGTCGGTCGGCGAGCAGATCGAGGCCTGGGCGAAGGTGGCACAGGAGCAGTACGACCTGCAGACCGGCTTCCTGCGCCGGGTCCTCGGCCCGCGCGGCAACGGCGGCGCTCCCGGCGTGGCCGTCGTCGCCTGGATCGGCTACCAGACGCCCGTCCTCACCAACATCGGCGGCACGGCGCTCGCCACCCAGGGCGCCGACAGCCTGGAGCGCACCCTGGAGGGCATCCGCGCCCTCCGCGGAGCCGATCAGCCGTACCTGAGCCTCTTCGCCCACTCGTACGGATCCACCGCGGCGCTGATGGCTCTCGAACGGCACAGCGTGTCGGTGGATGCGCTGGCGCTGATGGGCTCGCCGGGGAGCGCCGCGCAGTCGGTCGCCGGGCTGTCGGTCACCGGCGGGAACGTCTTCGTCGGCGAGGCGCCGCTCGACCCGATCGTCGACAGCGCCTTCTTCGGGAGCGACCCCGGGTCGCCGGCCTACGGCGCCCAGCGGATGGGCGTGGACGGCGCCACGGACCCCCTCACCGGCGCCTCGCTCTCCGGATCGTCCGGTCACAACGAGTACTTCACCGCGGGCACGGAGTGCATGCGCAACCTCGCGATGATCGGCATCGACCGCGGCGATCTCGTGCTCACGGGCGGTGGATCGGGCGGCTCGACCGTTCAGACCGCGTCCGCCCGCTGA
- the gatB gene encoding Asp-tRNA(Asn)/Glu-tRNA(Gln) amidotransferase subunit GatB, which translates to MANATAQKLMDYEKALELFEPVLGFEVHVELNTKTKMFCGCANEFGSGANTNTCPTCLGLPGGMPQVNEKAIESSIRLGLALGCDIAESSRFARKNYFYPDLAKDFQTSQYDEPIAHDGAITIELENGRELTIEIERAHMEEDAGKLTHVGGATGRIQGADYSLVDFNRGGVPLVEIVTKIIEGAEADAPEVGRTYVRAIRDIVKALGVSNARMEEGNVRCDANVSLRRRGSTELGTRTETKNVNSLRSIERAVRYEIQRQAAILDAGGTIVQETRHWHEDTGTTSAGRPKSDADDYRYFPEPDLVPVAPSREWVEELRGTLPEQPSLRRKRLTAEWGFTALEFQDVANADLLDEVEATIAAGASPAAARKWWTGEIARLANAQNVPAGTLVSPQHVAELAALIDAGTLTDRLARQVLEGVIAGEGNPQQVVDARGLAVVSDDGALIAAIDEALAAQPDVLAKIRDGKVQAAGAVIGAVMKAMRGQADAARVRELVLERASATPAE; encoded by the coding sequence ATGGCGAACGCCACCGCGCAGAAGCTGATGGACTACGAGAAGGCTCTGGAGCTGTTCGAGCCGGTGCTCGGATTCGAGGTCCACGTCGAGCTGAACACGAAGACCAAGATGTTCTGCGGCTGCGCCAACGAGTTCGGCTCCGGCGCTAACACGAACACCTGCCCGACCTGCCTCGGCCTCCCCGGCGGCATGCCGCAGGTGAACGAGAAGGCGATCGAGTCGAGCATCCGCCTCGGTCTCGCCCTCGGCTGCGACATCGCCGAGTCGAGCCGGTTCGCGCGCAAGAACTACTTCTACCCGGATCTCGCGAAGGACTTCCAGACCTCGCAGTACGACGAGCCCATCGCCCACGACGGCGCGATCACGATCGAGCTGGAGAACGGACGCGAGCTCACCATCGAGATCGAGCGCGCACACATGGAGGAGGACGCGGGCAAGCTGACGCACGTCGGCGGCGCCACCGGCCGCATCCAGGGCGCCGACTACTCGCTGGTCGACTTCAACCGCGGCGGTGTGCCGCTGGTCGAGATCGTCACCAAGATCATCGAGGGCGCCGAGGCGGACGCTCCAGAGGTGGGACGCACCTACGTGCGCGCCATCCGCGACATCGTGAAGGCGCTCGGCGTCTCCAACGCGCGCATGGAGGAGGGCAACGTCCGCTGCGACGCGAACGTCTCGCTCCGCCGCCGCGGCTCGACGGAGCTCGGCACCCGCACCGAGACCAAGAACGTCAACTCGCTGCGCTCGATCGAGCGCGCCGTGCGGTACGAGATCCAGCGCCAGGCGGCGATCCTCGACGCCGGCGGCACGATCGTGCAGGAGACCCGGCACTGGCACGAGGACACCGGCACCACCAGCGCCGGCCGCCCGAAGTCGGACGCCGACGACTACCGGTACTTCCCGGAGCCCGACCTCGTGCCGGTGGCCCCGAGCCGGGAGTGGGTCGAGGAGCTGCGTGGCACGCTCCCCGAGCAGCCGTCGCTGCGCCGCAAGCGGCTGACCGCCGAGTGGGGCTTCACCGCCCTCGAGTTCCAGGACGTCGCCAACGCCGACCTGCTCGACGAGGTGGAGGCGACCATCGCCGCCGGCGCCTCGCCCGCGGCCGCTCGCAAGTGGTGGACCGGCGAGATCGCCCGCCTGGCCAACGCGCAGAACGTCCCGGCCGGCACGCTCGTCAGCCCGCAGCACGTCGCCGAACTGGCCGCGCTGATCGACGCGGGCACGCTGACCGACCGTCTCGCCCGGCAGGTCCTGGAGGGTGTCATCGCCGGCGAGGGCAACCCGCAGCAGGTCGTCGACGCCCGCGGCCTCGCCGTGGTCTCCGACGACGGCGCCCTGATCGCGGCGATCGACGAGGCGCTGGCGGCCCAGCCTGATGTCCTCGCGAAGATCCGCGACGGCAAGGTCCAGGCCGCCGGTGCGGTCATCGGAGCCGTCATGAAGGCGATGCGCGGCCAGGCCGACGCGGCCCGCGTCCGCGAGCTGGTGCTGGAGCGCGCGAGCGCGACCCCCGCCGAGTAA
- a CDS encoding YbaK/EbsC family protein, with product MGAFTLGGLTTAPASTRPDLLAPSTLAALDALGRLDEVGVVEIDPDVSDTAATRDRFGLHPADLANCVVVGGKREGVERIAACVVLSTTRADVNNTVKRMLDVRKASFLPMDRAVELTGMEYGGITPIGLPDGWPVLVDSRVAERDVVIIGSGVRRSKILLPGSLLADLPGAQLIDGLGLEATV from the coding sequence ATGGGCGCCTTCACTCTCGGCGGGCTCACCACCGCCCCCGCATCCACCCGTCCCGACCTGCTCGCACCGTCCACGCTCGCGGCGCTCGACGCGCTGGGCCGGCTGGACGAGGTGGGCGTCGTGGAGATCGACCCCGACGTCTCAGACACGGCGGCGACGCGCGACCGGTTCGGCCTGCATCCCGCAGACCTCGCCAACTGCGTCGTCGTCGGCGGCAAGCGCGAGGGCGTCGAGCGGATCGCCGCCTGCGTCGTGCTCTCCACGACACGCGCCGACGTCAACAACACCGTGAAGCGGATGCTCGACGTGCGCAAGGCGTCCTTCCTCCCGATGGACCGCGCCGTCGAGCTGACCGGGATGGAGTACGGCGGCATCACGCCGATCGGGCTGCCCGACGGCTGGCCGGTGCTGGTGGACTCCCGCGTCGCCGAGCGTGACGTCGTCATCATCGGCTCGGGCGTCCGGCGCTCGAAGATCCTGCTGCCCGGGAGTCTCCTCGCCGACCTGCCCGGAGCGCAGCTGATCGACGGGCTCGGCCTGGAGGCGACCGTATGA
- a CDS encoding alkaline phosphatase family protein: MRQDDDRSAQQGAGHDDVADDAAARGAAARGAATGDAAAGGAAARGASRRAFLKGAGLVAAGAVAGGAAGGAAGASFGAAAGSSSPTADESGEEYPPLPPRGGGPGFDHLVVLMYENRSFDNLLGRLYDEDTLPRGARFEGLAFGDYSNPDPAGGPDIPAHVYQGTTDFVMRQPSPDPGEVYPRVNTQLYEVVDPPSNADERLRELQPPYNAPKPGARPTMRGFVRDYVGVLRKDAGREPALDDYRRVMGGFSPDMLPVFSTLARQFAVYDDWHCAVPSQTFCNRSFFNASTSHGYVDNGGAEGLRKWFDPKNDAPTIFNRLEEAGRSWRVYYDDRQLISLTGFIHAPALQPYWKSHFRTMSQFYVDVAEGTLPDYAFVEPRLLYDHNDMHPPGGPMTAADVDGGEVVGGAISDVRAGDLLLHRVYSAIRSSRSATGSNALNTMLLVTFDEHGGTYDHVPPGPATPPDDSGPGENGFAFDRLGVRVPAIAISAYTERNTIIHEEMHHAAVIATLCRKFRMKHLTERDRGARTIDNAINRTTPRQPGTWPDTHPQYLPANPEADAPAPEDEDRPLSPPGVGLVGLLMARYGEPGASVPRTYKEAYQAVARLGHGLFGSS; the protein is encoded by the coding sequence ATGCGACAGGACGACGACCGGAGCGCTCAGCAGGGTGCCGGGCACGACGACGTCGCCGACGACGCTGCGGCGCGTGGCGCTGCGGCGCGCGGCGCTGCGACGGGTGACGCTGCGGCAGGTGGCGCTGCGGCGCGCGGCGCCAGCCGTAGAGCGTTCCTGAAGGGCGCGGGTCTCGTCGCGGCGGGCGCCGTCGCGGGCGGCGCGGCCGGGGGCGCTGCGGGCGCCTCGTTCGGCGCGGCCGCGGGCTCGTCGTCGCCGACGGCGGACGAGTCCGGCGAGGAGTACCCGCCGCTGCCCCCGCGCGGCGGCGGACCGGGCTTCGATCACCTCGTCGTGCTCATGTACGAGAACCGTTCCTTCGACAACCTGCTCGGCCGCCTCTACGACGAGGACACGCTGCCGAGGGGCGCCCGGTTCGAGGGTCTCGCCTTCGGCGACTACAGCAACCCGGACCCGGCCGGCGGCCCCGACATCCCGGCCCACGTGTACCAGGGGACCACGGACTTCGTGATGCGGCAGCCGTCGCCCGACCCGGGCGAGGTCTACCCGCGGGTCAATACGCAGCTCTACGAGGTCGTCGACCCGCCGTCGAACGCCGACGAGCGGCTGCGCGAGCTGCAGCCGCCCTACAACGCGCCGAAACCGGGCGCGCGCCCGACCATGCGCGGCTTCGTCCGCGACTACGTCGGTGTGCTGCGCAAGGACGCCGGCCGCGAGCCCGCGCTCGACGACTACCGCCGGGTGATGGGCGGGTTCAGCCCGGACATGCTGCCGGTCTTCTCCACGTTGGCCCGCCAGTTCGCCGTCTACGACGACTGGCACTGCGCCGTCCCCTCGCAGACGTTCTGCAACCGCTCGTTCTTCAACGCGTCCACCTCGCACGGCTACGTCGACAACGGCGGGGCGGAGGGCCTGCGCAAGTGGTTCGACCCGAAGAACGACGCGCCCACGATCTTCAACCGCTTGGAGGAGGCGGGGCGCAGCTGGCGCGTCTACTACGACGACCGCCAGCTCATCTCGCTGACCGGCTTCATCCACGCTCCCGCCCTGCAGCCGTACTGGAAGTCGCACTTCCGCACCATGTCGCAGTTCTACGTGGATGTGGCCGAGGGCACCCTCCCGGACTACGCGTTCGTCGAGCCGCGGCTGCTCTACGACCACAACGACATGCACCCGCCGGGCGGCCCGATGACCGCCGCGGACGTCGACGGCGGCGAGGTCGTCGGCGGGGCGATCTCCGACGTCCGGGCCGGCGACCTGCTGCTGCACCGCGTGTACTCGGCCATCCGCTCCTCCCGCAGTGCGACCGGCTCGAACGCGCTCAACACGATGCTGCTGGTCACCTTCGACGAGCACGGCGGCACGTACGACCATGTGCCGCCGGGGCCGGCGACGCCGCCCGACGACAGCGGACCGGGGGAGAACGGCTTCGCGTTCGACCGGCTCGGCGTCCGCGTGCCGGCGATCGCGATCTCGGCCTACACCGAGCGCAACACGATCATCCACGAGGAGATGCACCACGCCGCGGTGATCGCGACGCTGTGCCGGAAGTTCCGGATGAAGCACCTCACCGAGCGCGATCGCGGCGCGCGGACCATCGACAACGCCATCAACCGCACCACACCGCGGCAGCCCGGCACGTGGCCGGACACGCATCCGCAGTACCTGCCCGCGAACCCGGAGGCGGACGCGCCCGCGCCCGAGGACGAGGACCGGCCGCTCAGCCCGCCCGGCGTGGGCCTCGTCGGCCTGCTCATGGCCCGCTACGGCGAGCCCGGCGCATCCGTGCCGCGCACCTACAAGGAGGCGTACCAGGCCGTGGCCCGGCTGGGACACGGACTGTTCGGCTCGTCCTAG